Below is a window of Pseudomonas sp. B21-040 DNA.
CCCGAACGAACAACCGACGGAACCTGGCGAACCCACCCTGCCGGATGAGCCACCTCCGGCGCCTGTCGCCTGATCTGCCGCCAAAAAAAATGGCCAGTGCAGTTGATGTCCGTAAAGACGTCAGCTGACTGGCCATTTTTTGTTGTGGGGTTGAGGCTCGGCGTTACTTCAGGTTGCCGCTGAGGAATTGCTTGAGCCGCTCACTCTTCGGATTGCCCAGCACGTCTTCCGGCGCGCCTTCTTCTTCCACCAGCCCTTTGTGCAGGAACAGTACCTGGCTGGAGACTTTGCGGGCGAAGCTCATTTCGTGCGTTACCATGATCATGGTCCGGCCTTCTTCGGCCAGGCCCTGGATCACGCGCAATACTTCACCCACCAGTTCCGGGTCGAGCGCCGACGTCGGTTCGTCGAACAGCATGACTTCCGGTTCCATGGCCAGCGCCCGGGCAATGGCGACCCGCTGCTGCTGACCGCCAGACAGGAAAGCCGGGTACTGGTCGGCGACGCGGGCGGCCAGACCGACCTTGTCCAGGTAACGTCGGGCGCGGTCTTCGGCCTCTTCTTTGCTGCAACCCAGCACCCGGCGCGGGGCCATGGTGATGTTTTCCAGCACCGTCATATGGCTCCACAGGTTGAAATGCTGGAACACCATGGCCAGGCGGGTACGGATCCGTTGCAGTTCATCGGCATCGGC
It encodes the following:
- a CDS encoding ABC transporter ATP-binding protein — its product is MYKLTIEGLHKSYGDHEVLKGVSLKANTGDVISLIGASGSGKSTFLRCINFLEQPNDGAMSLDGQNIRMIKDRHGMHVADADELQRIRTRLAMVFQHFNLWSHMTVLENITMAPRRVLGCSKEEAEDRARRYLDKVGLAARVADQYPAFLSGGQQQRVAIARALAMEPEVMLFDEPTSALDPELVGEVLRVIQGLAEEGRTMIMVTHEMSFARKVSSQVLFLHKGLVEEEGAPEDVLGNPKSERLKQFLSGNLK